In Quercus robur chromosome 10, dhQueRobu3.1, whole genome shotgun sequence, a genomic segment contains:
- the LOC126702621 gene encoding transcription factor IBH1, with product MTPKGVTLNTNSHKIKFARRFIRTLLRMRKNAPSSSSIEEIRKRSQRIKIAAYSSMAHAVGSRRAWSRAILFKLRNRARHHGMMRRRSMKKRVIKNDPPGDQSQTNKLRQLVPGGKAMDMCSLLEETAHYISCLSTQVKVMQTIADHLSK from the coding sequence ATGACTCCAAAGGGTGTAACCCTAAACACCAATTCTCACAAAATCAAGTTTGCTCGGAGGTTCATCCGTACACTCTTGAGGATGAGAAAGAATGCACCCAGTTCATCATCCATTGAAGAAATCCGCAAGCGCAGTCAGAGAATAAAGATCGCGGCGTATTCATCCATGGCTCATGCAGTTGGATCAAGGAGGGCTTGGAGTCGAGCCATTCTTTTCAAGCTTCGAAACCGGGCAAGGCATCACGGTATGATGAGAAGAAGATCCATGAAGAAAAGGGTCATCAAGAATGATCCACCAGGAGATCAAAGCCAAACCAACAAGCTTAGACAACTTGTGCCAGGTGGGAAAGCCATGGATATGTGCAGCTTGTTGGAGGAGACAGCTCACTATATAAGTTGCCTTTCAACTCAGGTTAAGGTCATGCAGACAATAGCAGATCACCTTTCTAAATGA